A genome region from Bombilactobacillus bombi includes the following:
- a CDS encoding peptide ABC transporter substrate-binding protein produces MRLQKLIAVSSLTLVSIFTLVGCGSTSQSQTPTDTARIMSKDVVSTADSSMATDIVSAQAITNTMEGLYRYQGKKLEPAIATKVVQPTNNGLTYTFPLRKNAKWSNGDPVTAQNFVFAWRRTVDPKTKSQYAYIYEGIANAKAITEGKKPVNSLGIKALNNYKLQVTLEKPIPYFNELMAADFFFPQNPKAVQKWGKKYGTNSKTLIFNGPYKMVNWNSADNSWTQVKNNRYWDAKDVKVPKLKYQVVKDASTALNLYQANKLDRVELSGDTSKQMKGSKGYGVLKQNSTVYLELNQKKLAFFKNPKLRQAMSLAINRQQLTKKVLGNGTSVANSVTASNMAFNPDNKQQDFTDATKKTGLANTKYDLAQAKELWQQGLAETGQKKIKISLLGDDTDIAKQQSEFLQSQLEKLPGLKVELNNVPYKSRLSRSVSGDFDVVVTMWNADFPDPINFLTLFTTTGSYNSGKWSNSQYDALVNQSLSQDANNSSARWQDMVAAQDILNEQQGVIPLYQNGQAFMTHSRLQNLDYGPDSLYNMVSLRIKK; encoded by the coding sequence ATGCGATTACAAAAATTAATAGCTGTCAGTTCCTTAACTTTAGTTAGTATCTTTACCTTAGTTGGTTGTGGTTCCACTAGCCAAAGTCAAACTCCAACTGATACAGCGCGGATTATGTCGAAAGATGTTGTCTCAACAGCTGATTCTTCGATGGCTACTGATATCGTTAGTGCACAAGCTATTACGAATACAATGGAAGGCTTATATCGTTATCAGGGTAAGAAGTTAGAACCAGCAATTGCAACTAAAGTAGTTCAACCAACTAATAATGGACTGACTTATACTTTCCCTCTTCGCAAAAATGCTAAATGGAGCAACGGCGATCCGGTAACCGCGCAGAATTTTGTCTTTGCTTGGCGGCGGACGGTTGATCCCAAAACTAAATCACAATATGCTTACATCTATGAAGGTATTGCCAATGCTAAGGCTATTACTGAAGGAAAAAAGCCAGTTAATTCTTTAGGCATCAAGGCCTTAAATAACTATAAACTACAAGTTACTTTAGAAAAGCCAATTCCATACTTTAATGAATTAATGGCAGCGGACTTTTTCTTCCCACAAAACCCTAAAGCAGTACAAAAATGGGGTAAAAAATATGGTACTAATTCTAAAACCTTAATCTTTAATGGACCGTACAAAATGGTAAATTGGAATAGTGCCGATAATAGCTGGACACAAGTGAAAAATAATCGTTACTGGGATGCCAAAGACGTGAAAGTGCCAAAGCTAAAATATCAAGTAGTTAAAGATGCTTCCACTGCTTTAAACCTATACCAAGCTAACAAATTAGATCGAGTTGAGCTTAGTGGTGATACTTCCAAGCAAATGAAGGGATCTAAGGGTTACGGAGTTTTAAAGCAAAATTCTACAGTTTATTTAGAATTGAATCAAAAGAAATTAGCTTTCTTTAAAAATCCAAAATTACGCCAAGCAATGTCCCTAGCCATTAATCGTCAGCAATTGACCAAGAAAGTTTTAGGTAATGGGACCTCAGTTGCCAATTCAGTGACAGCTTCTAATATGGCGTTTAACCCTGATAATAAACAGCAAGATTTTACTGATGCTACCAAGAAAACCGGACTAGCTAATACAAAATATGACTTAGCACAAGCAAAAGAGTTATGGCAACAAGGTTTAGCTGAAACCGGACAAAAAAAGATTAAAATTTCTTTATTAGGTGATGATACAGATATCGCCAAGCAGCAAAGTGAATTTTTACAAAGCCAGTTGGAAAAACTGCCAGGATTAAAAGTGGAACTCAATAACGTTCCTTATAAGAGTCGTTTAAGTCGTTCGGTTAGTGGTGACTTTGATGTGGTAGTAACAATGTGGAATGCTGATTTCCCTGATCCAATTAACTTCTTAACGCTATTCACAACTACAGGAAGTTATAATAGTGGTAAATGGTCTAATTCACAATATGACGCATTGGTTAACCAAAGTTTGTCTCAAGATGCGAATAATTCTAGTGCTCGCTGGCAAGATATGGTTGCGGCACAAGATATTTTGAATGAGCAACAAGGAGTTATTCCACTATACCAAAACGGTCAAGCATTCATGACACATTCACGTTTACAAAATCTTGATTATGGACCAGATTCTTTATACAATATGGTGTCTTTACGAATTAAAAAGTAA
- a CDS encoding histidine phosphatase family protein, giving the protein MTQQLYLMRHGETLFNSLHRIQGASDSPLTAKGISDAQKVGQYLKAQGITFDHAYASTQERASDTLEYITKQPYERLKGLKEWNFGVFEGQSEVLNPHDDPQRHSYGDFFVQYGGESDVQVQKRMVQTLTEVMERPQHQQVLAVSHGGASFMFLRRWLDWQEVQQRVHFTNCCILQFSYANQQFTFEKTIDALH; this is encoded by the coding sequence ATGACTCAACAATTATATTTAATGCGTCACGGTGAAACTCTATTTAATTCTCTACATCGAATTCAAGGGGCAAGTGACTCCCCCCTGACTGCTAAAGGAATTAGTGATGCCCAAAAGGTGGGACAGTATTTAAAAGCTCAGGGAATAACTTTTGATCATGCTTATGCATCCACACAAGAACGAGCTAGTGACACTCTGGAATATATTACTAAGCAACCCTATGAACGCTTAAAAGGTTTAAAAGAATGGAATTTTGGGGTTTTTGAGGGGCAAAGTGAGGTCTTAAATCCCCATGATGATCCCCAACGTCATTCTTATGGTGATTTTTTTGTGCAATATGGTGGTGAATCAGATGTACAGGTACAAAAACGAATGGTCCAGACATTGACCGAGGTGATGGAGCGTCCACAACATCAGCAAGTCTTAGCGGTCAGCCATGGAGGAGCTAGTTTTATGTTCTTGCGTCGGTGGCTTGACTGGCAGGAAGTTCAACAGCGGGTTCATTTTACTAATTGCTGTATTTTACAGTTTAGTTATGCTAATCAACAATTTACTTTTGAAAAAACTATTGATGCTTTGCATTGA
- a CDS encoding sugar porter family MFS transporter has protein sequence MHNHRVAQTISNTFLNYTSYVISLGGFLFGYDTGVVNGALSFISLPDQLNLSANLQGLVTASLVFGCTFGALFSGKLSDKYGRKLLLHTIAAIFTCATIGCALSNNIIILSIFRFILGLSVGCASSLAPVYLNEISPDRYKSQNVNKNAVAIVIGQLCAFSVNALLGTFLGHWHPVWRLMMLMAGVPAIILWLLSFNLPQSPFWQLIHSTKEKARQTFHRLGFPKLDIREAILASKTEQSHPQQVNLREIFHNKYLLYLFFAGIAVALIQQISGVNIVMYYGTTLLEQVGMGAKASLYGNVLIGLVSSIAIVLGTKLTSRFSHQHILIAGLCGNIIFMTGLTLVMRSHTFTQAQINLIVLILLTCFLATQQGIVSPTTWLLLAELFPPAVKSVFMSWATAVMWLTNFVISLVFPALVAHFGTQGVFLIFGGTNMFCVLLALLLVNPKLVKTAWQKL, from the coding sequence ATGCACAATCATAGAGTTGCTCAAACTATTAGTAATACATTCTTAAATTATACCTCCTATGTTATTTCTTTAGGAGGTTTCTTATTTGGTTATGATACTGGTGTGGTTAATGGCGCTTTGTCTTTTATTAGTTTACCCGATCAGTTAAATTTATCGGCTAATCTACAAGGATTAGTTACTGCCTCACTAGTATTTGGATGTACTTTTGGGGCATTATTTAGTGGTAAATTGTCCGATAAATATGGTCGTAAATTGTTATTGCATACAATTGCTGCCATTTTTACTTGCGCCACGATTGGCTGCGCGCTTTCAAATAACATTATCATTTTAAGTATTTTTCGATTTATTTTAGGTCTATCTGTCGGCTGTGCTTCTAGTCTTGCACCTGTTTATTTAAATGAAATCTCTCCCGATCGCTACAAATCACAAAATGTTAATAAAAATGCTGTCGCTATCGTTATTGGTCAATTATGTGCTTTTAGTGTCAATGCGCTTTTAGGAACTTTTTTAGGTCATTGGCATCCAGTATGGCGGTTAATGATGCTGATGGCAGGAGTCCCAGCGATAATTCTTTGGCTATTGTCGTTTAATCTTCCGCAAAGTCCATTTTGGCAGTTAATTCATAGTACCAAAGAAAAAGCCCGCCAAACTTTTCATCGTTTAGGTTTTCCCAAACTCGATATTAGAGAAGCTATTTTAGCTTCTAAAACAGAGCAATCACATCCACAACAAGTTAATTTGCGAGAAATTTTTCATAATAAATATTTATTGTATTTATTTTTTGCTGGAATTGCCGTTGCATTAATTCAACAAATTTCCGGTGTTAATATTGTCATGTACTATGGCACAACCCTTTTAGAACAAGTTGGTATGGGCGCCAAAGCTTCTTTATATGGCAATGTTTTAATTGGATTAGTTTCTTCAATTGCAATTGTTTTAGGTACCAAACTCACATCCCGATTTTCCCATCAGCATATTCTGATAGCCGGTTTATGTGGCAATATCATCTTTATGACCGGATTAACGCTGGTTATGCGCAGTCATACTTTCACACAGGCACAAATCAATCTTATTGTATTAATATTATTAACTTGCTTTTTAGCTACTCAACAAGGCATCGTGAGCCCTACTACTTGGTTGTTATTAGCTGAATTATTCCCTCCAGCTGTAAAATCAGTCTTTATGAGCTGGGCTACTGCAGTCATGTGGTTAACAAATTTTGTTATTAGTTTAGTCTTCCCAGCTTTAGTCGCCCACTTTGGCACTCAAGGAGTATTTTTGATTTTTGGTGGAACGAATATGTTTTGCGTTTTATTGGCGCTTCTGTTAGTAAATCCGAAATTAGTTAAAACAGCTTGGCAAAAACTTTAA
- a CDS encoding alpha/beta hydrolase: MRKKSLLKITSLLIGLPIVAGAGLFNYVHRRDSSALKSQPPQFAADNPVVQGAQKFVSLPKQIVQTTSHDGLDLTGWLTANTQNSGTVLIVHGFGVDHHSLDKIGYLFHQLGYNVLQPDNRASGKSGGRYLSYGYQEKYDVLSWIKYLQQQKLPQPFFLYGASMGAATVLQSLQLALPAAVKGVIADSSYTDAFAISKYTIERQFQIPAQFLTQTLSFWSRIFVHGSYQQTSPLQSVQHARVPLMFICGLQDTTVPPKMSQQLYQAAAEPKFLQTFAQGEHIRSIETEPQRYFQIIKIFLNFCQKNN; this comes from the coding sequence ATGCGTAAGAAAAGCTTATTAAAAATCACTAGTTTACTGATAGGGCTGCCAATAGTGGCTGGAGCAGGTTTATTTAATTATGTTCATCGCCGTGATAGCAGCGCTTTAAAAAGTCAACCACCTCAATTTGCAGCTGATAACCCGGTAGTTCAAGGAGCCCAAAAATTTGTCTCTTTGCCTAAACAAATAGTCCAAACCACTTCTCATGATGGTTTGGACTTAACGGGATGGTTAACTGCTAATACACAAAATTCTGGTACAGTCTTAATTGTACATGGTTTTGGAGTGGACCATCATTCATTGGATAAGATTGGCTATCTTTTTCATCAATTGGGTTACAATGTTTTGCAGCCAGATAATCGTGCTTCGGGAAAGAGTGGTGGTCGTTATTTGAGTTATGGCTATCAAGAAAAATACGATGTCTTATCATGGATTAAATATCTGCAACAACAAAAATTACCACAGCCATTTTTCTTATATGGAGCTTCGATGGGAGCAGCCACAGTTTTACAAAGTTTGCAACTAGCGTTACCTGCTGCAGTAAAGGGTGTGATTGCCGATTCTAGTTATACAGATGCATTTGCAATCAGTAAATATACAATTGAACGCCAATTTCAAATTCCAGCGCAATTTTTAACACAAACTTTATCATTTTGGTCACGGATATTTGTTCATGGTTCCTATCAACAGACCAGTCCTTTACAAAGTGTTCAACACGCCCGAGTGCCGTTAATGTTTATTTGTGGACTTCAAGATACGACCGTCCCTCCTAAAATGTCTCAACAGCTATATCAAGCAGCAGCCGAGCCCAAATTTTTGCAGACTTTTGCACAAGGTGAACATATTCGAAGTATTGAAACAGAGCCGCAACGCTATTTTCAGATAATTAAAATTTTTTTGAATTTTTGTCAAAAAAATAATTAA
- a CDS encoding MFS transporter: MKDEQQRWLLVMNATFNMVMGFILPVNTIFMTKNLHESMVVSGFVLMVYSGFMMLGNALGGYLFDHYSHRGTLLIGYLVAALGFLILSFCHTWPLYAIVLTVIGLGMGVSYTAVNSYTAVVAQQHHQHSQRIFNIMYLSANVGIALGSMLVSVIFQRSIFLTFFLPALCFIACLLIVIFRGHILDGTTHKRSNTTQASEAAIKEVAITSQISKPRLYLNLFLICLAVLVVWLGYSQWDSNMSLYMLNNNFKMRDYSLLFSLNALSLMIIQPLMGHLTESLFSQLKIQIALGLAIMGSSFIFLPGAQQYWQYVVSMLILTIGESITFPTIPALLSKFSTAQNRGTYQSFYVIFGSLGRALGPYLGSLVATKSSFDVLFMLICGTILAVAGGVALVKEA, encoded by the coding sequence ATGAAAGATGAACAGCAACGCTGGCTTTTGGTAATGAACGCCACTTTTAATATGGTTATGGGGTTTATTCTACCAGTAAATACAATTTTTATGACTAAAAATTTACACGAATCGATGGTGGTTTCTGGTTTTGTTTTGATGGTCTATTCAGGCTTTATGATGCTGGGAAATGCATTGGGAGGATATTTATTCGATCATTATTCCCATCGAGGTACTTTGCTGATCGGTTATTTGGTAGCGGCGCTGGGTTTTTTAATTTTATCATTTTGCCATACTTGGCCATTATATGCAATTGTACTGACTGTAATTGGTTTAGGTATGGGAGTGTCTTATACGGCGGTTAATTCTTATACAGCTGTAGTAGCCCAACAGCACCATCAACATTCGCAACGAATTTTTAATATTATGTATTTATCAGCCAATGTCGGAATTGCCTTAGGTTCAATGTTAGTGAGTGTTATTTTTCAACGCAGTATCTTTTTAACGTTCTTTTTGCCAGCATTGTGCTTTATTGCTTGCTTATTAATCGTAATTTTTCGAGGTCATATTTTGGATGGTACCACTCATAAGCGTTCCAATACTACACAAGCCAGTGAAGCAGCTATTAAAGAAGTTGCCATTACAAGTCAAATTAGTAAACCACGATTATATCTCAATTTATTTTTAATTTGTTTGGCGGTATTAGTGGTTTGGTTAGGATATTCACAATGGGATAGTAATATGTCGTTATATATGTTGAATAATAATTTTAAGATGCGTGATTATAGTTTATTGTTTAGTTTGAATGCTTTGTCACTAATGATTATTCAACCATTAATGGGACATCTGACAGAATCCTTGTTTTCACAGTTAAAAATTCAAATTGCTTTGGGGTTAGCGATTATGGGAAGTTCTTTTATCTTTTTACCCGGAGCCCAACAATATTGGCAATATGTAGTTAGTATGTTGATTTTAACTATTGGAGAATCAATTACTTTTCCAACAATCCCAGCTTTATTGAGTAAATTTTCAACAGCCCAAAATCGGGGAACTTATCAGAGCTTTTACGTTATTTTTGGTTCTTTAGGTCGAGCACTGGGTCCTTATTTGGGGAGTTTGGTTGCTACTAAAAGTTCCTTTGATGTGCTATTTATGCTAATTTGTGGGACTATTCTGGCGGTTGCTGGTGGCGTAGCTTTAGTTAAGGAGGCATAA
- a CDS encoding PTS sugar transporter subunit IIC, with amino-acid sequence MIKIRYQHFFKTIASTFKVIYPLVLIDAYLRLIQNTVFNPNGFFIKIFNLSWKYQSLGRLFTPLTTILELLILLFFGYLLTTRFSLHKSPDLSFNTVIILAVACVNISPDLRTIWNQPPLLLVILISWLVAHIFGKIPWPTIRVSLALFSGCLLNLLQQSDVLIKLPGISTSARNLNWWTLGPLVMIRNLATWLGLINPFSETKQTITSPSATANLSAALSHQSLNHLPYPINLHSIYTSYAFLGGIGCTLGLILALLIVKKERLVLQNIFLTMFGFNAPLLLRLPVLFNPYFLIPFIVSPLISMLIGALFIQLGWASPAVYQIFSGTPSFLINFLGTNGNWGSLIATIIAIICSTVIYLPFVKAEVDYENKTLD; translated from the coding sequence ATGATAAAAATTCGTTATCAACATTTTTTTAAAACTATAGCCTCCACATTTAAAGTTATCTATCCATTAGTATTAATAGACGCTTATTTACGCCTAATTCAAAATACGGTCTTCAATCCTAATGGTTTTTTTATCAAAATCTTTAATTTATCTTGGAAATATCAGTCGTTGGGTCGTTTATTTACTCCACTTACTACCATTTTGGAGTTATTAATTTTGTTATTTTTTGGTTACTTATTAACAACACGTTTCAGTTTACACAAGTCGCCAGATCTGAGTTTTAATACTGTTATTATTTTAGCTGTAGCTTGTGTCAATATTAGCCCCGATTTACGAACTATTTGGAACCAACCACCGTTATTATTAGTTATTCTCATCAGTTGGTTAGTTGCTCACATCTTTGGTAAAATTCCCTGGCCCACAATTCGAGTTTCTTTAGCATTATTCAGTGGCTGCTTGCTTAATCTTCTACAACAGTCTGATGTTTTAATAAAGTTGCCTGGAATTTCTACTAGTGCTCGCAATCTCAACTGGTGGACTTTAGGTCCGTTAGTAATGATCCGTAATTTGGCTACGTGGCTAGGATTAATTAACCCTTTCTCTGAAACCAAACAAACCATTACTTCACCTAGTGCGACTGCCAATCTTTCGGCTGCTTTATCCCACCAAAGTCTCAATCATCTCCCTTATCCAATTAATCTTCATTCTATTTATACCAGTTATGCTTTTTTGGGAGGAATAGGCTGTACGTTAGGACTAATTTTAGCTTTATTAATTGTTAAAAAAGAACGATTAGTTTTACAAAATATTTTTTTAACAATGTTTGGATTTAATGCTCCTTTGTTGTTGCGCTTACCTGTTTTATTTAATCCCTATTTCTTAATCCCCTTTATTGTTAGTCCTTTAATAAGCATGCTAATTGGAGCACTTTTTATCCAATTGGGCTGGGCATCACCGGCAGTTTATCAAATCTTTTCGGGAACACCAAGTTTTTTAATTAATTTTTTGGGAACTAATGGCAATTGGGGCAGTTTAATTGCAACCATCATAGCAATTATTTGTTCGACTGTTATTTATCTTCCATTTGTTAAAGCTGAGGTTGACTATGAAAACAAAACATTGGATTAA
- a CDS encoding alpha/beta hydrolase codes for MKTKHWINLIILTIILLSFPAYYAMRTNVHSEKVWHNSRVSPIIFIPGSSADQDRFDDMFNQLRTPKHKNKHNILKITVLTNNKIKTTGNIATRDQEPLIVIAFQNNQDGYNNIAKQTYWLKTAINYLTKNYNFNNFSAVGHSNGGLIWTWYLEKYFNRNELTINNLMTIGTPYNSLESNPKNQTAIFRQLYQSKTRLPKNLIVYAIAGTKNYQNDGTVPYQSVEAGKYIYQNQVKKYTQITVTGEDSSHSNLLDNPQVTRLVQENILENAKKIIQ; via the coding sequence ATGAAAACAAAACATTGGATTAATCTGATTATTTTAACAATCATTTTACTTTCATTTCCGGCTTATTATGCCATGCGCACTAATGTTCATAGTGAAAAGGTTTGGCATAATTCACGAGTGTCGCCGATTATTTTTATCCCTGGGAGTTCTGCAGATCAAGATCGATTCGATGATATGTTTAACCAATTACGCACTCCCAAACATAAAAATAAGCATAATATTCTCAAAATAACGGTTTTAACTAATAATAAAATTAAAACAACTGGAAATATTGCTACTCGTGATCAAGAACCATTAATTGTAATTGCTTTTCAAAATAACCAAGATGGTTATAATAATATTGCCAAGCAAACATACTGGTTGAAAACTGCAATCAATTATTTGACTAAAAACTACAATTTTAATAATTTTTCCGCAGTAGGTCATTCTAATGGCGGGTTAATCTGGACTTGGTATCTAGAAAAGTATTTTAATCGCAATGAGCTTACTATTAATAATCTCATGACCATTGGTACACCATATAATTCATTAGAATCTAATCCTAAAAATCAAACCGCTATTTTTCGCCAGCTGTATCAATCTAAAACACGACTTCCTAAAAATCTGATTGTCTATGCTATTGCCGGAACGAAGAATTATCAAAATGACGGTACAGTTCCTTATCAAAGCGTAGAAGCTGGTAAATATATCTATCAAAATCAAGTAAAAAAATACACCCAAATTACAGTAACGGGTGAAGATAGTTCTCATTCTAATCTTTTAGATAATCCGCAAGTTACTCGCTTAGTTCAAGAAAATATTCTGGAAAATGCTAAGAAAATTATCCAATAA
- a CDS encoding threonine/serine exporter family protein has product MPILLQVLVQIAFSFIGTVGYAICVNIPRRALIGCGFCGMLGWMVYWFFWNYVTAGRVFSNLIAALVIGLVSYLLARIQKMPVTLFNIPALVPLVPGATAYEAVRAMVSGEFVNSIRLFLMVIMTIGAIAMGYMIAQVLIDIAKSIKE; this is encoded by the coding sequence ATGCCTATTTTGCTTCAAGTTTTGGTGCAGATAGCATTTAGTTTTATTGGTACAGTTGGCTATGCCATTTGTGTTAATATTCCGCGCCGTGCGTTAATTGGTTGTGGATTCTGTGGTATGTTGGGCTGGATGGTGTATTGGTTTTTTTGGAACTACGTGACGGCAGGTAGGGTTTTTTCGAATTTAATTGCTGCTTTAGTTATTGGATTAGTAAGTTATTTATTGGCAAGAATTCAAAAAATGCCGGTGACATTATTTAATATTCCTGCCTTAGTGCCATTAGTCCCGGGAGCTACTGCGTATGAAGCTGTACGAGCAATGGTATCAGGAGAATTTGTCAATAGTATCCGTTTATTTTTGATGGTCATTATGACTATCGGAGCCATCGCCATGGGTTATATGATTGCTCAAGTTTTAATCGATATTGCTAAATCAATTAAAGAGTGA
- a CDS encoding threonine/serine exporter family protein, translating into MEEQRIKKLLNTGILAGKIMMESGSEMYRVQDTLKRIMQKGGLSHPEIFLTPTGIFLSARDLDSTKMIEITHSSINLYKVSEVNTLSRQFSADEIDLQELYDGLEKVDSETLDFPLWLKAIAAFLISSTLMILFINRYDWFDFVQAGIVGMIGYLIFYYINNVVKIQFISEFIAAAMIAILAIGLRYFHLIDNLNYLIIGAVMPLVPGVALTNALRDLIAGHLISGVVRMVSGTLSALAIGGGIAVVLRFLL; encoded by the coding sequence ATGGAAGAACAAAGGATTAAAAAGCTTTTAAACACTGGAATATTAGCTGGTAAAATTATGATGGAATCTGGGTCAGAAATGTATCGCGTTCAAGATACGCTAAAACGGATTATGCAAAAAGGTGGACTTAGCCATCCCGAAATTTTCCTCACACCGACAGGCATATTTTTGAGTGCGCGTGATCTTGATTCTACTAAAATGATTGAAATTACCCATAGTTCCATAAATTTATATAAGGTGTCTGAAGTGAATACTTTGTCACGCCAATTTTCAGCTGATGAAATTGATTTACAAGAATTGTATGATGGCTTGGAAAAAGTAGATTCAGAAACGCTCGATTTTCCTCTGTGGTTAAAAGCTATTGCAGCCTTTTTAATTAGTAGTACATTAATGATTTTATTTATCAATAGGTATGATTGGTTTGATTTTGTTCAGGCTGGAATTGTTGGTATGATTGGATATTTGATTTTTTATTATATTAATAATGTGGTTAAAATTCAATTTATCAGTGAGTTCATTGCTGCCGCAATGATTGCAATTTTGGCCATTGGTTTGCGGTATTTTCATTTGATTGATAATCTGAATTATTTAATTATTGGTGCTGTAATGCCGTTGGTTCCAGGGGTGGCATTGACGAATGCCTTACGAGATTTGATTGCCGGCCATTTGATTTCAGGTGTGGTTAGAATGGTTTCAGGTACATTAAGCGCATTAGCTATTGGTGGTGGAATTGCTGTTGTTTTACGTTTCCTTTTATGA
- a CDS encoding ABC-F family ATP-binding cassette domain-containing protein, translated as MSIVKVEHLQHAYLDKVLYDDTNFQVNAHEHVGIIGQNGVGKSTFINILTGKITPDAGKITWKKKLKIGYLDQYASLTPGQTIRDFLRSAFAELLEQEQILEKLYQQMGTDSNPELIERAGNIQALLEEKGFYEIDTQIEQVATGLGIDALGYDHDVSALSGGQRSKLILAKLLLQNPDILLLDEPTNYLDTQHINWLADYLQNFAGAFVVISHDYDFLGRIVNVVYDLELGHLTRYSGTLKQALRQKAANQRTYLKTYASQQKKIAKTQAYIQKNKAGSRSKSAKSREKQLEKMTVLAPPSNRMKPNFSFPYVANASQIILDVNNLMIGYQEPLLQQEINFSLAMGEKMVIKGFNGIGKTTLIKTILGQIPPIAGSVQLSKIVTVAYYQQDLIWSQPLATPLVILQQQFPDKTQRTLRQALARAGLTAQQVGSAIKTLSGGEQVKVKLASLMLEPANVLILDEPTNHLDDDSKNSLQQSLKNYPGAIILVTHETGFYDPSWIDKILNIEKNIK; from the coding sequence TTGAGTATAGTAAAAGTGGAACATTTACAACATGCATATTTGGATAAAGTTTTATATGACGATACTAATTTTCAAGTTAATGCTCATGAACATGTAGGAATTATTGGGCAAAATGGTGTCGGTAAAAGTACCTTCATCAATATTTTGACTGGAAAAATCACCCCTGATGCGGGAAAAATCACTTGGAAGAAAAAATTAAAAATTGGATATTTGGATCAATATGCCAGTTTAACTCCAGGTCAGACTATTCGAGATTTTTTACGTAGCGCCTTTGCAGAATTATTAGAACAGGAACAGATATTAGAAAAACTCTACCAACAGATGGGGACAGATTCTAATCCAGAATTAATTGAGCGAGCTGGTAATATTCAAGCATTACTAGAGGAAAAGGGCTTTTATGAAATTGATACGCAAATTGAACAAGTAGCCACAGGTCTAGGTATTGATGCCTTAGGATATGACCATGATGTGTCTGCTTTAAGCGGCGGGCAGCGTTCTAAATTAATTTTAGCTAAGTTGTTACTGCAAAATCCGGATATTTTACTATTAGATGAACCAACCAATTATTTAGACACCCAGCATATTAATTGGCTGGCGGACTATTTACAGAACTTTGCAGGCGCCTTTGTCGTAATTTCGCATGATTACGATTTTTTAGGGCGGATTGTCAATGTAGTTTATGATTTAGAATTAGGGCATTTGACTCGTTACAGTGGAACTTTGAAACAAGCTTTACGGCAAAAAGCAGCCAATCAACGTACTTATTTGAAAACTTATGCTAGTCAGCAAAAGAAAATCGCTAAAACGCAAGCTTATATCCAAAAAAACAAAGCGGGTTCTCGCTCTAAAAGTGCTAAAAGCCGCGAAAAACAACTAGAAAAGATGACAGTTTTAGCTCCACCGTCTAATCGGATGAAACCGAACTTTTCTTTTCCGTATGTTGCTAATGCTAGTCAAATTATTCTCGATGTTAATAATTTGATGATTGGTTATCAAGAACCGCTTTTACAACAAGAAATTAATTTTTCTTTAGCGATGGGCGAAAAAATGGTAATTAAGGGATTTAATGGAATTGGCAAAACAACTTTAATTAAAACAATTCTAGGACAAATTCCGCCAATTGCCGGCAGCGTCCAATTATCTAAAATAGTTACAGTGGCCTATTATCAACAAGATTTAATTTGGTCACAACCGTTAGCGACTCCTTTGGTCATCTTGCAGCAGCAATTTCCTGATAAGACTCAACGTACTTTACGACAAGCTCTAGCTAGAGCAGGATTAACAGCTCAACAAGTGGGATCAGCAATTAAAACTTTATCTGGTGGTGAGCAAGTTAAAGTTAAATTAGCCAGCCTAATGTTAGAACCGGCTAATGTGTTAATATTAGATGAACCAACAAATCATTTAGATGATGATAGCAAGAATTCTTTGCAACAATCTTTAAAAAATTATCCAGGAGCAATTATACTTGTTACGCATGAGACCGGCTTTTATGACCCCTCTTGGATTGATAAAATACTAAATATTGAAAAAAATATTAAATAG